From a single Vitis vinifera cultivar Pinot Noir 40024 chromosome 18, ASM3070453v1 genomic region:
- the LOC100250529 gene encoding ER-phagy receptor 1, protein MSNLRTICRPHIHIVFFSSFICCRSQAAKSRISFRNPNSQSRVSLPCAFSPWFDSNRNEPWFRVSQRRTLVRASKWTDEKSPYETLELDRDADEEKIKLAYRRLAKFYHPDVYDGRGTLAEGETAEARFIKIQAAYELLIDDKKRRQYDNDNRVNPMKASQAWMEWLMKKRKAFDQRGDMAIAAWAEQQQRELNLRARRLSRSKIDPEEERRILAKEKKASKEYFSNTLKRHTLILKKRDLMRKKAEEEMKKSISQLLAAEGLELDTDDEAL, encoded by the exons ATGAGTAATCTGAGAACGATTTGTAGACCTCACATCCACATAGTATTCTTCTCTTCCTTCATATGCTGCAGAAGCCAAGCTGCCAAATCTAGGATTTCTTTTCGAAACCCTAACTCCCAGTCCCGTGTATCCTTGCCTTGTGCGTTCTCTCCTTGGTTTGATTCCAACAGAAATGAGCCGTGGTTTCGTGTGAGTCAGAGGAGAACGCTGGTTAGAGCATCCAAGTGGACCGACGAGAAGTCTCCCTATGAGACTCTTG aGTTGGACAGGGATGctgatgaagaaaaaataaagttggCTTATAGACGCTTGGCCAAATTTTATCATCCAGATG TTTATGATGGTAGGGGGACCCTTGCAGAAGGGGAAACAGCTGAAGCTCGATTCATTAAGATTCAAGCTGCCTATGAGTTGCTCATAGATGATAAGAAGCGGAGGCAATATGATAATGACAACCGAGTTAACCCAATGAAG GCATCTCAAGCATGGATGGAGTGGCTAATGAAAAAGCGAAAAGCTTTTGACCAGCGGGGTGATATGGCCATTGCAGCTTGGGCTGAGCAGCAGCAGCGTGAGTTGAACCTTCGTGCACGCCGTCTTTCCCGTTCAAAG ATTGATCCAGAAGAAGAGAGGAGGATCCTGGCAAAAGAAAAGAAGGCATCCAAGGAGTACTTCTCTAATACCCTTAAGCGGCACACACTAATCTTAAAGAAAAGGGACTTGATGCGAAAGAAAGCTGAGGAAGAAATGAAGAAGTCTATCAGTCAGCTTTTAGCTGCAGAGGGCCTTGAGCTCGATACTGATGATGAAGCATTGTAG